A single Curtobacterium sp. MCJR17_020 DNA region contains:
- a CDS encoding MFS transporter: MKRSFSLRQWVFLGSGLALIAATYGLVRLAFGLFLPDVQRDLGLRPEAAGWVSSGASAMYCVGAVVGFLAAARVPRVLVAAAAGIAGVGALAMAAALGPWSFGIAAVLASTGAGLASPALVQLVSLAVPGPAQGTAQAVVNSGTGPGLVAAGALALVLLPDWRTAWAWSGVFALVVGVVLLVVSRGSESGGDRPAAPGTAWFAAHRRVIALALLFGAGSAVVWTYGRSALVDAGAPVVVSVSAWIALGVGGAAVAVTARWTSGLRARTLWAVTAGAVAVAVVALGLAPQSTAVAMLACAVFGWGYTAATGALIAWTTELDAARSSAGTSMLFVALVLGQAVGAAAAGVLVGTSGYAVTFVIGAVVTAASAVPAVVGRRGGPPHGDAAVTAAGAARSSGCTPATPRAPHRAPSRRPAAP, from the coding sequence GTGAAACGATCGTTTTCGTTACGACAGTGGGTGTTCCTCGGCAGCGGGCTGGCCCTGATCGCTGCGACGTACGGGCTGGTGCGCCTGGCGTTCGGACTCTTCCTGCCCGACGTCCAACGCGACCTCGGCCTGCGCCCGGAAGCCGCCGGGTGGGTCTCCTCGGGCGCCTCGGCGATGTACTGCGTCGGCGCGGTGGTCGGGTTCCTGGCCGCCGCACGCGTCCCCCGGGTGCTCGTCGCCGCAGCCGCCGGGATCGCCGGGGTCGGCGCGCTCGCGATGGCAGCGGCGCTGGGGCCGTGGTCCTTCGGGATCGCCGCCGTGCTCGCCTCGACCGGAGCCGGGCTGGCCTCACCGGCCCTCGTGCAGCTCGTGTCGCTGGCGGTGCCGGGGCCCGCGCAGGGAACGGCGCAGGCGGTCGTCAACTCGGGGACCGGTCCGGGGCTGGTCGCCGCCGGGGCGCTCGCACTCGTGCTCCTGCCGGACTGGCGGACGGCCTGGGCGTGGTCCGGGGTCTTCGCACTCGTCGTCGGCGTCGTGCTGCTGGTGGTGTCCCGTGGGAGCGAGTCCGGCGGTGACCGGCCAGCCGCACCGGGGACGGCGTGGTTCGCGGCACACCGACGGGTCATCGCGCTCGCGCTGCTCTTCGGTGCCGGGTCGGCGGTCGTGTGGACGTACGGCCGCTCCGCGCTGGTCGACGCGGGCGCGCCCGTCGTGGTGTCGGTGTCGGCGTGGATCGCGCTCGGGGTCGGCGGTGCTGCGGTCGCCGTGACGGCTCGGTGGACGAGCGGACTCCGCGCACGGACGCTCTGGGCGGTGACCGCGGGCGCCGTGGCAGTGGCCGTCGTCGCACTCGGGCTCGCGCCGCAGTCCACGGCGGTGGCGATGCTGGCGTGTGCGGTGTTCGGCTGGGGCTACACGGCGGCGACCGGCGCGTTGATCGCCTGGACGACCGAGCTCGACGCTGCACGGTCGTCGGCGGGGACGTCGATGCTCTTCGTCGCGCTGGTGCTCGGGCAGGCCGTGGGAGCGGCGGCGGCGGGCGTGCTCGTCGGCACGTCGGGCTACGCGGTGACGTTCGTGATCGGGGCGGTCGTCACCGCGGCGAGCGCCGTGCCCGCCGTGGTCGGCAGGCGCGGAGGCCCTCCGCACGGTGACGCCGCCGTCACAGCAGCGGGCGCAGCTCGATCTTCCGGTTGCACGCCTGCGACGCCTCGTGCGCCACACCGAGCGCCGTCTCGGCGTCCGGCAGCTCCATGA
- a CDS encoding YciI family protein, giving the protein MQFLVNVIDDGQAEAAGRTESASQTEAAAVDALNERLGDAVVFAAGVSAPADGTVVDARGGGPDTTPGLVADTAEFVAGFWVMELPDAETALGVAHEASQACNRKIELRPLL; this is encoded by the coding sequence ATGCAGTTCCTCGTCAACGTCATCGACGACGGGCAGGCCGAGGCTGCTGGTCGCACGGAGTCCGCCAGTCAGACCGAGGCCGCGGCGGTCGACGCCCTCAACGAACGCCTGGGCGACGCCGTCGTGTTCGCCGCCGGGGTGTCCGCCCCCGCCGACGGCACCGTCGTCGACGCCCGCGGTGGCGGTCCGGACACCACGCCCGGACTGGTGGCCGACACCGCCGAGTTCGTCGCGGGGTTCTGGGTCATGGAGCTGCCGGACGCCGAGACGGCGCTCGGTGTGGCGCACGAGGCGTCGCAGGCGTGCAACCGGAAGATCGAGCTGCGCCCGCTGCTGTGA
- a CDS encoding sensor histidine kinase: protein MGTTAEWSRLPVGRREHRQDAVLALVLAAGLTITTVLYGASGIYGDDQAAWWVSALMIIANAVPIAFRRRFPMSAAVVSALAFAATQLLHVPEVFLVNFTLFISLYSVGAWCADRVRAEAVRWVVIGGMFAWLFLAISFGWAVPNALPNDEGALIPPYIAYSLLNIVINVIYFGAAWYAGNRAWASAVARHQLDERTAELAAERERSAAQAVTIERVRIARELHDVVAHHVSLMGVQAGAARRVIDRDPAQATASLGVVEESARTAVEELRRMLGTLRSADEPGAGDPGVGDGPSTEGIARIGELAESARVAGHPTEYVVVGDERPVPPTVAAVAYRIVQEAVTNVLKHAGPTARADVRLRYLDDGVEVEVTDDGHGDRAARNPSGSGLGHIGMRERVAAVDGRIEIGPRARGGYLVRAWLPTT from the coding sequence ATGGGGACGACGGCGGAGTGGTCACGGCTGCCCGTGGGGCGCCGCGAGCACCGCCAGGACGCCGTGCTCGCCCTGGTGCTCGCCGCCGGCCTGACGATCACCACCGTCCTGTACGGGGCGTCCGGCATCTACGGCGACGACCAGGCGGCCTGGTGGGTCTCGGCCCTGATGATCATCGCGAACGCCGTCCCGATCGCGTTCCGCCGCCGGTTCCCGATGTCCGCTGCCGTGGTGTCCGCGCTGGCGTTCGCGGCCACGCAGCTGCTGCACGTGCCCGAGGTGTTCCTGGTCAACTTCACCCTGTTCATCTCGCTGTACTCCGTCGGTGCGTGGTGCGCCGACCGGGTGCGGGCCGAGGCGGTCCGGTGGGTCGTCATCGGCGGGATGTTCGCGTGGCTGTTCCTCGCGATCTCGTTCGGCTGGGCGGTACCGAACGCACTGCCCAACGACGAGGGCGCCCTCATCCCGCCGTACATCGCGTACTCGCTGCTGAACATCGTGATCAACGTCATCTACTTCGGCGCCGCCTGGTACGCGGGCAACCGGGCGTGGGCCTCGGCCGTCGCCCGGCACCAGCTCGACGAGCGCACCGCGGAGCTGGCAGCCGAACGGGAGCGCAGCGCTGCCCAGGCAGTGACGATCGAGCGCGTCCGGATCGCCCGCGAACTGCACGACGTCGTCGCCCACCACGTGTCGCTGATGGGCGTGCAGGCCGGCGCCGCCCGACGGGTCATCGACCGTGATCCCGCGCAGGCGACGGCGTCGCTCGGCGTGGTGGAGGAGAGCGCGCGCACCGCAGTCGAAGAGCTGCGGCGGATGCTCGGCACCCTGCGGTCGGCGGACGAGCCGGGCGCCGGCGACCCCGGTGTCGGGGACGGTCCGAGCACCGAGGGCATCGCCCGCATCGGTGAGCTCGCCGAGTCCGCCCGGGTCGCCGGTCACCCGACCGAGTACGTGGTCGTGGGCGACGAGCGTCCGGTGCCGCCGACGGTCGCCGCCGTGGCGTACCGGATCGTGCAGGAGGCCGTGACGAACGTCCTCAAGCACGCCGGCCCCACCGCCCGCGCGGACGTCCGGCTCCGGTACCTCGACGACGGCGTCGAGGTCGAGGTCACCGACGACGGGCACGGCGACCGTGCTGCGCGGAACCCGTCGGGCAGCGGCCTCGGGCACATCGGCATGCGGGAGCGGGTCGCCGCGGTGGACGGACGGATCGAGATCGGGCCACGCGCCCGGGGAGGCTACCTGGTGCGGGCATGGCTGCCGACGACGTGA
- a CDS encoding response regulator transcription factor: MAADDVNETNDPNGATDLTIVLADDQELVRAGFRVILESEPGFRVIGEAPDGARAVEAVRTLRPDVVCLDVQMPGVDGLEAARRIAALPDPPAVLILTTFDSDDALFQALEAGASGFLLKNASPERLIDAVRTVAAGDALLAPDVTRRVISRATAAPVASARTADGALAAAGLTERETEVLRLLARGLSNAEIAAELYVGDATVKTHVSNVLQKLVLRDRIQAVVWAFEHGVAG, translated from the coding sequence ATGGCTGCCGACGACGTGAACGAGACGAACGACCCGAACGGCGCGACCGACCTGACGATCGTGCTCGCGGACGACCAGGAGCTGGTGCGGGCCGGGTTCCGCGTGATCCTGGAGTCCGAGCCGGGGTTCCGGGTGATCGGCGAGGCGCCCGACGGAGCCCGTGCGGTCGAGGCCGTCCGGACCCTGCGCCCCGACGTGGTGTGCCTCGACGTGCAGATGCCCGGCGTCGACGGACTCGAGGCCGCACGGCGGATCGCAGCGTTGCCGGACCCGCCGGCGGTGCTCATCCTGACGACGTTCGACAGCGACGACGCGCTGTTCCAGGCGCTCGAGGCGGGTGCCAGTGGCTTCCTGCTGAAGAACGCCTCCCCCGAACGGCTGATCGACGCCGTCCGGACCGTCGCGGCCGGGGACGCCTTGCTCGCACCCGACGTCACGCGGCGGGTGATCAGCCGGGCGACGGCCGCACCGGTGGCGAGCGCGCGGACCGCGGACGGCGCGCTCGCAGCAGCCGGGCTCACCGAGCGCGAGACCGAGGTGCTCCGACTGCTTGCCCGAGGCCTCAGCAACGCCGAGATCGCCGCCGAGCTGTACGTCGGTGACGCCACCGTGAAGACCCACGTGTCGAACGTGCTGCAGAAGCTCGTGCTGCGCGACCGCATCCAGGCCGTCGTCTGGGCGTTCGAGCACGGCGTCGCCGGCTGA
- a CDS encoding ATP-binding cassette domain-containing protein, which produces MLTIEGVTKHFGDRRVLDDVGFTVGNGRLTGFVGGNGAGKTTTMRIMLGVLQADAGSVSIDGTAVRPADRRRFGYMPEERGLYPKMPVAEQITYLARLHGVDKRAATTRTTELLERLELTGHADDAVEKLSLGNQQRVQIAAALAHDPEVLVLDEPFSGLDPMAVDTVLGVLRETAARGVPVLFSSHQLDVVERLCDDVVVIAGGTIRAAGPQDELRKQAGPAAWELLVDGDVAWLRDEPGVTVREFDGGYAVFEADPSTAQHVLQRAVQHGTVGSFAPRVPRLSEVFREVIR; this is translated from the coding sequence ATGCTCACCATCGAAGGGGTGACCAAGCACTTCGGCGACCGCCGGGTGCTCGACGACGTGGGGTTCACGGTCGGCAACGGCCGCCTCACCGGGTTCGTCGGCGGCAACGGCGCCGGCAAGACGACCACCATGCGCATCATGCTCGGCGTGCTGCAGGCCGACGCGGGATCCGTCTCGATCGACGGCACCGCGGTCCGGCCCGCCGACCGCCGCCGCTTCGGCTACATGCCCGAGGAACGCGGGCTGTACCCGAAGATGCCGGTGGCCGAGCAGATCACCTACCTGGCACGGTTGCACGGCGTCGACAAGCGCGCGGCGACCACGCGGACCACCGAGCTGCTCGAACGGCTCGAGCTGACCGGCCACGCCGACGACGCCGTCGAGAAGCTGTCGCTCGGCAACCAGCAGCGGGTGCAGATCGCCGCGGCCCTCGCCCACGACCCCGAGGTGCTGGTGCTCGACGAGCCGTTCTCGGGCCTCGACCCGATGGCGGTCGACACGGTGCTCGGTGTCCTGCGCGAGACCGCGGCCCGGGGCGTCCCGGTGCTGTTCTCGAGCCACCAGCTGGACGTCGTCGAGCGGCTCTGCGACGACGTCGTCGTGATCGCAGGCGGCACCATCCGTGCCGCCGGCCCGCAGGACGAACTCCGCAAGCAGGCCGGCCCCGCCGCCTGGGAGCTGCTCGTCGACGGTGACGTCGCCTGGCTCCGCGACGAGCCCGGCGTGACGGTCCGCGAATTCGACGGCGGTTACGCCGTCTTCGAGGCCGACCCGTCCACCGCCCAACACGTCCTGCAGCGGGCCGTCCAGCACGGCACCGTCGGCTCGTTCGCCCCGCGGGTCCCGCGGCTCAGCGAGGTCTTCCGGGAGGTCATCCGATGA
- a CDS encoding ABC transporter permease, translating to MNDSFVQAVRLVSAREIQARIRSKAFVVSALILIGMVVASIVVGGIVGKATADDTTPVAVVDGVSLPTTAGLDVTDSTSVADAERLVQNGDVDAAIVPSDDPLGYKVVGLDEAPTDVVSALSVTPRIELLDPDALPGGLVYLIAIAFGVVYFASAVTFGQSIAQSVVEEKSTRVVEILMSAISARALLAGKVLGNSVMAFAQIVAVAIAAVVTLAVTGQDNMFSMLGPSILWFVGFFAVGFVLIASLFAAAAVLVSRQEDVGSVTTPVMMLVMIPYILIIVAYNNPTVLGIMSYVPFSAPIGMPMRIFLGTAEWWEPILSLLIVVAAVVVVVLVGARVYENALLRTGSRVKLTEALRG from the coding sequence ATGAACGACTCCTTCGTGCAGGCCGTGCGGCTCGTCTCCGCACGCGAGATCCAGGCACGCATCCGCAGCAAGGCCTTCGTGGTCTCCGCCCTCATCCTGATCGGCATGGTCGTCGCGTCCATCGTGGTCGGCGGCATCGTCGGCAAGGCCACCGCCGACGACACCACGCCGGTCGCCGTGGTCGACGGTGTCTCCCTGCCCACCACCGCGGGCCTCGACGTCACCGACTCCACCTCGGTGGCGGACGCCGAACGGCTCGTGCAGAACGGCGACGTCGACGCGGCGATCGTGCCGTCCGACGACCCGCTCGGCTACAAGGTCGTCGGCCTCGACGAAGCCCCGACCGACGTCGTCTCCGCGCTGAGCGTCACACCGCGGATCGAGCTGCTCGACCCGGACGCGCTGCCCGGCGGACTCGTCTACCTCATCGCCATCGCGTTCGGCGTCGTGTACTTCGCCTCGGCCGTGACCTTCGGCCAGTCCATCGCGCAGAGCGTGGTCGAGGAGAAGTCGACCAGGGTCGTCGAGATCCTGATGTCCGCGATCTCGGCCAGGGCGCTGCTCGCCGGCAAGGTCCTCGGCAACAGCGTGATGGCGTTCGCGCAGATCGTCGCCGTGGCCATCGCCGCGGTCGTCACCCTGGCGGTGACCGGGCAGGACAACATGTTCTCGATGCTCGGCCCGAGCATCCTGTGGTTCGTCGGGTTCTTCGCCGTCGGCTTCGTGCTCATCGCGTCGCTGTTCGCCGCGGCGGCCGTGCTCGTGTCGCGTCAGGAGGACGTCGGCAGCGTCACCACGCCGGTGATGATGCTCGTGATGATCCCGTACATCCTGATCATCGTCGCGTACAACAACCCGACGGTGCTCGGCATCATGTCGTACGTGCCGTTCAGTGCACCGATCGGCATGCCGATGCGGATCTTCCTCGGCACGGCCGAGTGGTGGGAGCCGATCCTGTCGCTCCTGATCGTGGTCGCCGCGGTGGTCGTGGTCGTGCTGGTGGGCGCGCGCGTCTACGAGAACGCGCTGCTGCGGACGGGCAGTCGCGTGAAGCTGACGGAGGCGCTGCGCGGCTGA
- a CDS encoding helix-turn-helix transcriptional regulator: MPPEQEDGHAVVCHLDELLAARGTTLTELADRVGVTVVNLSVLKNNRARAIRFSTLTRLCQELGCQPGDVFSVRAD; encoded by the coding sequence ATGCCCCCGGAACAGGAGGACGGTCACGCGGTCGTCTGCCACCTCGACGAGCTGCTCGCCGCTCGGGGCACGACGCTGACCGAGCTCGCCGACCGGGTCGGGGTGACCGTGGTGAACCTGTCGGTGCTGAAGAACAACCGGGCACGCGCGATCCGGTTCTCCACGCTCACCCGGCTCTGCCAGGAGCTCGGGTGCCAGCCGGGCGACGTTTTCTCGGTGCGCGCGGACTGA